In Mycolicibacterium aubagnense, the DNA window CAGCGACGGCGGCAATTCGGGTTGGCTGGTTGCGGCATAGAAAGTCTGCCCGCGGCGCCCGCGGTAGTCACGCACGTCGACGCGCAGCGCCTCCGCCATCGCGCGGGCCGTGCCTTCGACGGTCGCCCAATTCTCGCCCGGGCGCCACTGCACGGAAAGCCCTGCGGCTCTTGCCCATTGGATCAACTCATCCGGACGGGCGGCTTGCGCCAGCGCCGCAGTCAGTTCGACGTGCGCGGCCGCCGACGGTCCCAAATCGACCGAGGCCGAGAGCAGATGCGCCAGTGGACCGGAGAGGGCCAGATGGCCGCCCCGCTCAGCGGGCGGACCGGCGGACGCCAGCGCCGTCAGCCCGACTGCTACCAGTACTGCGCCGATGCGCCGTGCGGCGCATCGGCGACCTACTGGAATGGGGCTCCCGCTTCTAGTTCGGAGCGGTGATGACGTTGCCGGGCAACGCCGTCTGCGGGCCAGGGGCCTTCACTGTCGGGGAGAACGAGTTGCCACCCTTCGTAGGCCCGCCCTTCTCGCTCGGCGTCACCGGCGACGACGAGGCGGGTGCCGACGTCGTGGTGGTGGTCGAGGTCGTGGTGGTCGGCTCTTCCTTGGCCTTGTCACCACACGACGAGAGCAGGCCCGCGGCGAGTCCGGCGGTCACGGCGAGGCCGGCCACCATCTTCTTACGGGTCGAGCGCCGAACGGTCATACCGGTTCTCCTTAGTCCATTCCGTTCGCCCCGACAGCCATAGCTACGAAGAAACGGGCATCGCGATCGTAATCCCGATTCGCTTCTCACAGCATACCGATCCAGATGGCTCAGCGTTGGGACATCTAGCCCAAATCTAGGACATCACCGATTGCTGGCAAACCCGATTGGTCAGCTCTCGGCCAGTTCCGCGAGCCGGGCCAGTGATGCCTGCAGCCACTCGGTGGAGGTCTGCCTGGCCCGGTTCAGCCGCTTCTCGTCGGTCAACGCTGTCCAGTCGTAGGTGTGGGTGACGCGGGTGCGCTCGTCGTCGCTGGGCTCGAGCTCCCAGCGCCACAGGTGCCCTGGCTGCGGTAGTCCGGGCTCGGACGGCTTCCACGCGATACGCCGTCCCTCGACGAATTCGACGACGTGGTTCTCCCGTTGAGCACCCAGGGTCAAGCCCATGACGAAGACGTCCCCCACCGCGCGGACACGTTGTCCGGCGGGCGCCTCGGCCAGGTTGTTGTTGCCGTCCCAGCGCGGCTGCTGAGCGGGATCGGCGATCAGGTCAAAGATCCGCGCCGCGGGGGCGGCGATGTCACGGCTGGCACTGACGACTCGAGTTTCGTTGTCCACGAGCCGTATTCAACCCTATGTCGGCAGTCGCCGGTTGATGAACAGCGCCGAGATCACCGCACAGGTCAGGGCGAACACACCCAGCCGCAGCCACGAGGTCCCACCGGGTCCGCGAATGATCTCGTAGCCGATC includes these proteins:
- a CDS encoding SRPBCC family protein; translated protein: MDNETRVVSASRDIAAPAARIFDLIADPAQQPRWDGNNNLAEAPAGQRVRAVGDVFVMGLTLGAQRENHVVEFVEGRRIAWKPSEPGLPQPGHLWRWELEPSDDERTRVTHTYDWTALTDEKRLNRARQTSTEWLQASLARLAELAES